From Anaerolineae bacterium, the proteins below share one genomic window:
- a CDS encoding amino acid carrier protein, with the protein MWDPVLCLVYLELGIVFLYLTRGIAWKKGIPVFLKIIRSDRSKSSDRLVSHKKAFFSAVAATVGIGNIAGVGTAIHLGGPGALFWMWVSALFGMFFRMASTYMAIKMRPADENSLSFATPMVYLEKYMTGKWAFISKLVACLLLIQGVVLYNLVQANSLAQAVHNRFDVPNLLIAFLMTLCVGMVILGGLKKIVNCCSAIAPAVIAIYVVTGLLVLLFHPAQTIKALGQVFSCAFMPYSIAGGVAGYAVLQAMQFGISRGVFSHMSGMGTSTFLQGANKEAPAMGAFMSAITPVVDTVIICSITGLVILSTSNWQYQTGAHLTAASFEAGLGFLGQIVVVVSLIVFALTTIAAFAHISERCFKYLGGTNSFYYRIVFLVVTFLGPFLNLRFVWSLSDIIIAMIIVFHLLPLLYITLKNRKEMCKDLQALAEESIDIKRHRKPSNTC; encoded by the coding sequence ATATGGGACCCGGTACTTTGCCTTGTTTATCTGGAATTGGGCATAGTTTTTTTATACCTTACCCGTGGTATTGCCTGGAAAAAAGGGATACCCGTATTTTTAAAAATCATTCGAAGCGACCGGTCAAAATCCAGCGACAGACTTGTTTCGCACAAAAAGGCATTTTTTTCCGCCGTAGCCGCGACAGTAGGGATCGGCAATATCGCCGGAGTTGGAACCGCAATCCACCTTGGGGGGCCGGGCGCTTTGTTCTGGATGTGGGTGTCTGCTCTTTTCGGCATGTTTTTCAGAATGGCCTCTACCTATATGGCAATCAAAATGCGGCCTGCTGATGAAAACTCTTTATCCTTTGCCACACCAATGGTCTATCTTGAAAAATATATGACAGGAAAATGGGCTTTTATCTCTAAACTGGTAGCGTGTCTTCTATTAATTCAGGGAGTAGTCCTTTACAATTTGGTACAGGCTAACTCCCTGGCCCAGGCAGTACACAACAGGTTCGACGTTCCCAATCTGTTGATCGCGTTTTTAATGACCCTTTGTGTCGGCATGGTCATCCTGGGTGGTTTAAAGAAAATTGTCAATTGTTGCTCGGCAATAGCTCCTGCTGTAATTGCCATCTATGTTGTTACCGGACTTCTGGTGCTCCTGTTTCATCCTGCTCAGACAATAAAAGCACTTGGCCAGGTTTTTTCTTGTGCCTTCATGCCCTATTCCATTGCCGGAGGGGTTGCTGGTTATGCTGTTCTTCAAGCAATGCAGTTTGGTATTTCCCGCGGAGTGTTTTCACATATGTCAGGTATGGGTACGAGTACCTTTTTACAGGGAGCAAATAAAGAGGCCCCTGCAATGGGGGCATTTATGTCGGCAATTACCCCTGTTGTTGATACGGTAATAATATGCAGTATTACCGGCCTGGTGATTCTTTCTACTTCTAATTGGCAGTATCAAACCGGAGCACATCTCACAGCAGCCTCCTTTGAGGCAGGTCTCGGCTTTCTCGGCCAGATAGTTGTCGTTGTAAGTCTTATTGTTTTTGCTCTTACAACGATTGCCGCATTTGCTCATATCTCGGAAAGATGTTTTAAATATCTCGGAGGTACAAATTCCTTTTATTATCGAATCGTCTTTCTTGTTGTAACCTTTCTTGGCCCTTTTCTCAATTTACGGTTTGTATGGTCTCTCAGCGACATTATTATAGCGATGATTATTGTTTTTCACCTGCTTCCTCTTCTGTATATCACTCTTAAAAACCGTAAAGAAATGTGCAAAGATCTGCAGGCGCTCGCAGAGGAAAGTATTGATATAAAACGTCATCGAAAACCATCAAATACCTGTTGA
- a CDS encoding tetratricopeptide repeat protein, whose product MAYYYYYRKEGLASLNSGRYGEAIESFSKAIIIDPDDDYLYFCRGRTYKESLKYKKAISDYNKAIELNPDVVEYYSWRGEAYRALKEFEKAIEDYNKAIKLNPEDANSYYCRGLLCYEMGRCDLAIMDYQKVIELDPGRKDVHDIIACFKKKLHNESFDVNISKAGSQFLDLNEQIDILNNLTGLQRVKKEVNTLVNLVMANKERKKRGLPVAPMSLHLVFTGNPGTGKTIIARSLAGIFRALGLLSKGHLVEVDRSGLVAGYMGQTALKVRDVVDQSLGGVLFIDEAYSLVSGGDDSDFGREAIDTLLKVMEDHRDNLIVIVAGYPDKMMKFLGVNPGLKSRFNKFIRFDDYNSLELFEIMKLMCGNAGYKITPKAMVYLKLFFREVSGPGDKKFGNARGVRNIFEKAVANQANRVVSLSECTDEDLMTLDDIDFL is encoded by the coding sequence ATGGCATATTATTACTATTATCGCAAAGAAGGTCTTGCTTCCTTAAATTCAGGAAGATATGGAGAAGCAATAGAGTCCTTTTCCAAGGCAATAATCATAGATCCGGACGATGATTATCTTTATTTCTGCCGGGGAAGGACCTATAAGGAATCCCTGAAATATAAAAAAGCAATTTCCGATTATAACAAGGCAATAGAACTGAATCCTGATGTTGTCGAATATTATAGTTGGAGAGGAGAAGCTTACCGGGCATTAAAGGAGTTTGAAAAAGCAATTGAAGACTATAACAAGGCAATTAAATTAAACCCCGAAGATGCCAATTCTTATTATTGCAGAGGTCTTTTATGTTACGAGATGGGAAGATGCGACCTCGCGATAATGGATTATCAAAAAGTCATCGAACTCGATCCCGGCAGGAAAGATGTTCACGATATCATCGCGTGCTTTAAGAAAAAACTACATAATGAGTCTTTTGATGTAAATATAAGTAAAGCAGGCTCACAGTTTTTAGATTTGAATGAGCAGATAGATATTCTGAACAATCTGACCGGATTACAAAGAGTAAAAAAGGAAGTAAACACACTTGTCAACCTTGTTATGGCAAATAAAGAACGTAAAAAACGTGGACTTCCGGTTGCTCCCATGTCTTTGCATCTTGTTTTCACCGGCAATCCCGGAACAGGCAAGACAATTATAGCCAGATCGCTTGCCGGAATCTTCAGGGCACTGGGTTTGCTTTCAAAAGGGCACCTGGTGGAAGTAGATCGTTCCGGGCTTGTGGCGGGTTATATGGGACAAACAGCGCTTAAGGTAAGGGATGTTGTTGATCAATCATTAGGTGGCGTATTGTTTATTGATGAAGCCTATTCCCTGGTGTCAGGTGGGGATGACTCGGATTTTGGCAGGGAGGCGATTGATACATTGCTGAAAGTAATGGAAGACCATCGAGATAATCTCATTGTTATTGTTGCCGGTTATCCTGACAAGATGATGAAATTCCTGGGGGTGAATCCAGGGTTAAAATCGCGCTTCAACAAGTTTATTCGCTTCGATGATTACAACTCTCTCGAGCTGTTTGAGATTATGAAACTCATGTGCGGCAATGCAGGATACAAAATCACCCCCAAAGCCATGGTTTATTTAAAGCTATTCTTCAGAGAAGTATCGGGACCGGGGGATAAAAAATTCGGCAACGCAAGGGGCGTCAGAAATATTTTTGAAAAAGCGGTGGCAAATCAGGCAAAT